The genomic region AGTACATCCGGCGAGTACAGTGACCATTGCAATGACTGCAATGAGGAGAATCCACTTCCCCTTTGATGTCTTCAATCGCGACACTTCATAACCCCTCTCTTAACCATTCCATTCCACCGTAAATCATACCATAATTAGGAGGACAAATAAACCGAAGCTTACCGCTTGCTCGACTTCAAAAGTGAGCCCTTGCGCATCGCATGGAGCAGGCTTTTTTCCATCTCCTTATAGGGCATGTCCAGTGCACCTTTTCTGACGATAAAAATCAGATCCATCTGCGTGACAATCTCATGCTCATGATGACGAACAATTTCCTTAATCATGCGTCTCATCCGGTTGCGTACGACAGCGTTTCCGATTTTCTTGCTGCATGATACGCCGACCCGGAATTGTTCCGTATCTTTACGGCGGCAGCCATACACCACGAATTGATGATTGGCAAACGATTTCCCATACCGGTATACGCGGCTAAAGTCCGCCCGGTTTCGTAGACGCAGTCTTTTATACACGGCGCTTCTCCTTGCTGTTCTCCACCATTGTTATTGACGGAGGCCTCATTACTGATTTAGTATAGGCTTTCTTGAATAACGGTAAACCGTCTTAACGAGAACTTCATTTGGGATGATTGTTGATCGGTAATTAAAACCGAGCACACAATCATCCGTGATGATTGCAGATTGGCTACTTTAACCGAACCAACATTCATCCTTATATAAGGTAAGTTTTCGAAAATGGAAAACTCACTCGACATACATAGATGTGTATTCAGCACTTTTCCGCAGACCATTCAGACCTGATCTGTACCAGCATCCAGTCTGAAATGATCCAAATTAAGAAAAAAAAGACCACCTCGGTGGTCTTCAATGCATTAAGCACTCAGGTTTTTACGGCCTTTAAGGCGACGTGCGGCCAAAATTTTACGGCCGTTGCTCGTGCTCATTCTTTTCCGGAAACCATGAACTTTTTTACGTTTGCTAACGTTCGGTTTGAATGTAGGTCTCAATGTATTGCACCTCCTCACAAGGAAATACTTATGTGATGAATCACTTTCATCTTCACAGAAAACACCTTTATATATTTAACCATGATCACCTGGAAAAGTCAACTGCAAGGCTCAAGGCTTCTCCCTCTTTTATATACGCTCTCTATCCCGCCAAAAATGATAACCACAGTCCGTTCACTTGATTATCCTTAACTAGCCCTGCAGAGAGTCATAAAAAGTTATCCCCAGACCCTGATCAGACCACGATATTGCATTATTTACAGTTATCCACACCCTCCAATACCTTCTATCTCCTTTATTATATTCTGTTTAAAGTTATTCACATGTGGATAATGATTATAGGTCACCAATATCGTTAATTCTAATCAGGTTGTATCCGCTTCAATTAAGGTTTACAAGCTTTTGAGAAAGGTGTAGGATAAAAATCACATCTTGTATACAAGTAGTCCTTTGAAAAAAACATTAGCCGTTATCTTGCAGACTACAGACTATGGATTGAGCTGAAATATCCAGTCCGCAGAGTAGGTATGCTATGATCAGTAATGAACTGATTACTTATTAATAGGAGCGTTAGCCATATGCTATTTCCTTCTTCCTGGCTTCAAGGGGCTTCCCGTGGTGAAGCTATTGCCTGCGAATTAAGGCTGCGGATCATTAGCGGTACCCTTCGTCCTGGAGAGATTTTGTCGGAAAATCGAATTGCGGCTGATTTTGACAGCAGTCGGTCACCTGTCCGTGAAGCGTTAAGAACATTGTCTAATGAAGGTCTTATTCGGCTTGAACGTATGGGTGTCGTTGTTCTGGGATTACGGATTAAGGATGTCGAAGAATTGTATGATGTCCGTTTCCTGATTGAAAGTTTTGTTCAGCAGCGGCTCGCTGGTGATGTTCCAGAGTCATTAATCACCCAGCTACGCAACGTGATCGACAAAATGCAACTCGCTGGAAGGCATCAGGACGCTGTCGAATTCGCCTACCAGGATCTCGTTTTCCACGAGACCATTATTGAAGCAGCCCAGCATTCCCGTATTTCACATCTATGGAAGAGTATTCGATATGTTGTGATGACCGTTATGCTGCTCACGACGCGAAGAGTATTTGTTCAAGGTGAGCAGAAAGTAAGCGCTGTAATCGAGAAGCACCGTTTACTGGTTGAAGCACTCGAATCCGGTGACAAAATACTCATTCAGGCTGGAGTCCGCACATATTTCCAAGATTCCGGTAAAACCCTGCACGAAAGCTTTGATTCCTAAAAGGAGCAAAGCGTTTGCAATCATATCTTCTGTGAGTGATTGCGGCTTAACTTGTCGACAAGTATACAAAATGCGATTTTGTTTTCAATTTGGGCATGATAAAACTACATTTCTAGCCAACACCTCTTCTATTTAGTAGCACACGAAAAATTGTTGACGATGACTTCACTTGTAAGCGTTCTATATCAGAATTAAAGGAGCACACCACATCATGAGCACTCTTTTTGGACTATCCCATAATGCAACATTATTGGTCTGGACGTTAATTGCGATCGTTTTTCTGATCGTTTTAATCTCCAAATATAAATGGAATCCCTTTATCACCCTTTTGTTATCTGCATTAATGCTCGGTTTGCTTACAGGCATGAAGCCTGCCGATGTGATTTCTTCCATTACCGGGGGACTCGGTGGCACACTCGGAACCATTGCAATTGTTATTGCTCTTGGTACGATGCTCGGTAAGATGATGGCCGAATCCGGCGGTGCCGAGCGCATTGCAACTACTTTGGTAGATCGATTCGGTGTGAAACGTGTGCATTGGGCCATGATGATCGTTGGATTCATCGTCGGTATCCCTGTTTTCTTCGAAGTCGGCGTTATTCTGATGATCCCCATCATTTTCACCGTCGCGCGTAAAACCAATATGTCATTATTGCAGATCGGTATTCCCATTTTGGCAGGTCTGTCGACTGTACACGGTTTGGTTCCACCACACCCAGCACCAATGATTGCAATTGAAGCCTTCAGCGCGGATCTGGGTAAAACTATTTTGTACTCCCTTATTGTTGGTATTCCTACAGCGATTATTGCAGGTCCCTTGTTTGGTAAATTTATTGGTAAAAGAATACACACCGAACCGCCAGCTGAACTAGCTGAACAATTCGCAACCAAAACAAACAGCAACATGCCAGGGTTTGGTATTACCCTGTTTACCATATTGCTGCCGGTTATTCTGATGCTGATTGGTTCCATAGCCAGCATCATTGACCCAAATGCCACAAGCGGCTTCACCGTTTTCAGTGAATTTATCGGTCATGAGATCATTGCTCTGCTGATTTCAGTTGTATTTGCCCTCTTTTCACTCGGCTTTGCACGTGGATTCACCAAACACGATATTTCTCGCTTCACCAGTGAATGTCTGGCGCCTACGGCGACCATCATTCTCATTATTGGCGGAGGCGGTGCCTTCAAACAGGTATTGATCAATAGTGGTGTGGGCAACGCCATTGCTGAAGTCGCTACCCATGCCAACATCAACGTGATCCTGTTTGCCTGGCTTGTCGCTGCGCTCATTCGTGTAGCTACCGGTTCAGCCACCGTAGCCATGACAACAGCTGCCGGTATCGTCGCTCCAGTCCTCGCACTCACACCAGGTGCCAATATTGAGCTGGTTGTACTCGCCACAGGCGCGGGGTCACTCATCTTGTCCCATGTGAACGACGCAGGATTCTGGATGATCAAAGAATTCTTTAATATGAGCGTCGCCCAAACATTGAAAACGTGGACCGTTATGGAAACACTATTATCCGTAGTCGGACTGATCTTTATTTTACTGCTAAGTACAGTCGTTTAAATGGAGTATCTATAGTAGA from Paenibacillus sp. FSL R5-0341 harbors:
- the rnpA gene encoding ribonuclease P protein component, which encodes MYKRLRLRNRADFSRVYRYGKSFANHQFVVYGCRRKDTEQFRVGVSCSKKIGNAVVRNRMRRMIKEIVRHHEHEIVTQMDLIFIVRKGALDMPYKEMEKSLLHAMRKGSLLKSSKR
- a CDS encoding GntR family transcriptional regulator, with the translated sequence MLFPSSWLQGASRGEAIACELRLRIISGTLRPGEILSENRIAADFDSSRSPVREALRTLSNEGLIRLERMGVVVLGLRIKDVEELYDVRFLIESFVQQRLAGDVPESLITQLRNVIDKMQLAGRHQDAVEFAYQDLVFHETIIEAAQHSRISHLWKSIRYVVMTVMLLTTRRVFVQGEQKVSAVIEKHRLLVEALESGDKILIQAGVRTYFQDSGKTLHESFDS
- a CDS encoding gluconate:H+ symporter; translated protein: MSTLFGLSHNATLLVWTLIAIVFLIVLISKYKWNPFITLLLSALMLGLLTGMKPADVISSITGGLGGTLGTIAIVIALGTMLGKMMAESGGAERIATTLVDRFGVKRVHWAMMIVGFIVGIPVFFEVGVILMIPIIFTVARKTNMSLLQIGIPILAGLSTVHGLVPPHPAPMIAIEAFSADLGKTILYSLIVGIPTAIIAGPLFGKFIGKRIHTEPPAELAEQFATKTNSNMPGFGITLFTILLPVILMLIGSIASIIDPNATSGFTVFSEFIGHEIIALLISVVFALFSLGFARGFTKHDISRFTSECLAPTATIILIIGGGGAFKQVLINSGVGNAIAEVATHANINVILFAWLVAALIRVATGSATVAMTTAAGIVAPVLALTPGANIELVVLATGAGSLILSHVNDAGFWMIKEFFNMSVAQTLKTWTVMETLLSVVGLIFILLLSTVV
- the rpmH gene encoding 50S ribosomal protein L34, which translates into the protein MRPTFKPNVSKRKKVHGFRKRMSTSNGRKILAARRLKGRKNLSA